From the genome of uncultured Methanobacterium sp.:
AAGAGCAGAGATGATCTGTAAATTATTTTTAACCCGGTGGTGTATTTCCCTCAATAGAATATCCTTCTCTTTCAGGGACTGTTTGATCTTACGTCCTGCTTTTCGGTGTTCAGTTATATCCATAAATGATACCAGTGTCTCTGTGGTTCCAGGAATACGGCCAAATGTGGCAAAGAAGTTCCTTAAAGCTCCATGTTTATCAAATAACTGAAACTCATAATTTCCAAGGGCGGTTATTCCTGATTTCATCAGATCAGAATTTTCTTCTAATTTGGGACGATCTTTTCCTGAAACTATATCCCTCAGATTTTTCTTATTATCCTGCTTGGGGGCCTTTGTTTCATCGAAGAATATCTTTTTAAACTCAGAATTTGCCAGTAAAATGTTCAGATCTTCATCAATCATTAGCATGGCAGTGCCGGTGTGTTCAAAGATTGTCCTGTATCGTTTTTCACTTTTTTCAAGTTCATAATTGGATTTTTGGAGGGATTGGAGCATTTTGTTAACGGAAATAGCTAAATCTGCCAGTTCGTCATTGCCCAGTACTGGAATTCTAGAAGATAAATCGTTTCTTTTCCTGATTCTGAGAATACTATGAGTTATCCGGTCCATCCTGCGGAGTATATTTTTATCTAAGATATAGTAGACCATTATAGCAGCGATTATCCCTGCAATGATAATGGAAAGGGTGAGATAGAAGATGGCCTTTTCATAGGTTTTGTAGATTACCCTTGGAATTTCAACCTTCAGGATAAGGGAAGGGTTTCCTGAAATACCATTTAAAAAACTGTAACCGGTAATAATGCTGGTATTGGAAGCGTTTATATAGATTGGTTGATTATTCAAGTTTAATCCAGTATTCTGGAGTCCAATTGGGATATTGGAAGTAGTTATGGGTGTAATTGTGATATTGGCATTTTCTGAGAGATTTTCCAGTTCATGCTCATTCAGGTATCGGCCCATGATCAGCGTTCCCTGGGCTGGGCCCTCCCCATCACTTTTGAGGATGGGTTTTGCGACAATGATCATTGGTGTTCCATTTAACGAGATAAATCCTGATTTATCCACATTTTGAGTTAGATTCTGAGAGATTATTTCTTCATTGAGGTCCGGGGGGAGTGCTGTTTCATTTTGTGTTTCCAGATCAATGGCCTTGGCATAAAGTATCTTGCCGGAACTGTCAGTGAAGATCATGAGATTGATATTTAACCTGCTAAAAGTGGCATCAACCAGGCTACGTTCTCTGAAAGTAGGATTAGTTCCACTTACAAATTCATATGCATTATCATAATGGGACCAATCCTCAACTGTATTGTTCAATGTTTTGAGATCATCATTTAAGGCGTGGATTGTGTTCTTCAAAACAACGGTGGTGTACTGGTTTTCAGTTTCAGTAGAACTACCAATGAAAATAAACTCCGAAATAATGAAAAAGATTGTTATCACTGCTAAAATGATTAAGGCAGTGAAAACCAATGTTTTTCCACGTAACTTCATTTGAATTGTCCTTTAATGTTATTTTAATCCATGTTTATTCGCAAGTACTTTAATAGTTTTGGAGGATAATTGAGTTCGGTATATTTTGGATTGATTTTTGTACCATTAATCAAATCTTCTCAAGTATCAACTAATCTTCTCAAGCATTATATCTAGTATTAACCTATCTGCTTCCATCATCCCGATGTTGGTGATGTTTGAAAAGTTTTCAATGGTTTTTTCAGGGCAATCGCCTATAAATCCTTCTCTGGGATGTATTTCAGTTCCTTTTATGGCTAAAAGTGCTGATTGGACTGCAGCATAAGTGCAGGTTGCTATTTTGAGTGCACATCCTGATTTAGCGCCGTCACAGATCATTCCGGTGATATTGGCCAGAATTATCTGTATGGCAGATTTAATTTCTCTCTTTTGACCCCCTAAAAGGTAGGTGATTCCACAGCAAGCTCCGGTGGCAGAAACTGTGGCACCGCACACTGATGATAGGCGCCCTAAGCGGGATTTTATGTAAATTGTAATTAAATTACTAAGGGTAACTGCTTTTATTAACTGTTCATCGCTTTTTTTCAGTTTTTCAGCCACTGCAACCACAGGCATGATTGTCGAAATCCCTTGGTTCCCGCTTCCAGAGTTGCTCATGGCGGGTAGGGAACAACCTGACATTCTGGCATCAGAACCTGCTGCAGTTAAGGCCACAGCATAAGATATAATATCATCTGAAAAGAACTCTGTTTTCATATTGTCTTTAATATTTTTGCCAACTTCAAGGCCATAAGAGTTGTTTAATCCTTCTAAACAGATTTTTTTATTAATGATAACACTTTTACGGATGAGATTCAACTGGGAAGTTTGAACAGTATCAACAAACTCCAATATATTCTCTATGTTCAAAAAATTCCAATATTCATCCGCAGTGTCACGTTTTAATGTATCTGTTTTGCTTTTTATTATCTCACCATTAACTTCCACTAAGGTGATATTGGTGTGTGAATTTTCAATGATCACCCTAGCTTTTGATTCTGTGGTTTCTACAATAACTTCCAGATAGAGTTTAGATTCGGTATCATTGAGTTCAAGGGTAATAATACCTTCACTTATTAATTCTTTGGCATTTTCCACATCCAGTTTATTCAGGTCACTTAATATTTCAAAATTTTTCTCAATATCTGGTTTAATAATGCCCAGAGCTGCTGCAAGGAGTATTGATGAGAACTGGATATCATTATTGCCTATTCCTGGAATATTAACGCTCATGGCATTTTTTATTAAATTACGACTAGCAATTACTTGCACACGAGTTACTAATCCTTGGTCAGTGTGTTTGCTGGCAAGAGCTGTGGCATAAGTAATGGTGATGGGTTCTGTGCACCCCAGTGATTTTACGAGTTCCTCGTTTAAAATTTTAATAAATTTAGATTTTTCCATTTCCATTCCCCTTTTGATAATCTATAGATATCTTTATATACTTAAACTTTTACATTATAATTGTACATTAGTAAAATGTGGAAATTTACTAGAACTTACATTGATTAGAATGTGGAAAAAAATTAGTGAGATATTGGGTGCATACTACTAATATGGTAAGGTGAATCTTTATTATTGAGATTCAAAGACTAAAAAGGAGTTTTAACATGTTAATAGAGTTGTTAGTTGCACTTTGTGCTTTTTGTTTGGTTTATCTGATGGTCAGTGTATTTTTATGCTGCAAAATGTGGAATGTTCTCCATCAGCATGTTTCCCATCAGTCTGAAGATATTTATGATTTTAATGTCCAATCTAACTCTGATAAAATGAGAGGTCATGGCAAAAGCAGAATTTAATTTTATAAGGAATATTTAGTTTGTTTTTTTGTGTTTTCATTAAAAATTGGTGTTTTCATTAAAAATAGAAAATATGGGGGATGAATTAATTAGGGGATGTTTTATCAAATTCTAAACACAATTCATCTCCTTTAGAATACACCATCAGTTTTACATCTGATTTGGAAAATTTAGACATTAAATTTGGAAGTAAATCAAAAAATGCTGAGTATAATTCTTTATTAGTTCTATCAGTAGACACGTATATTTTGTTTTGCCCAATATCAATGTTCAATGGTTCTTCAATATCATATTCTTTAAAAAGAGCTTTTTTGATTGGTTCATCGTTTTCCTGGATGTAATTGGTAACATCGGTGTAAACATCTTCAAAATCCATAAAACGAGTTTTATCCACTTTATGTTTATGAAGTGCCATTTCAATGTTGGCTTTTATTTCTCTATCCTTGTATGGTTTCATTATATAACCATAAGGACAGGTATCAACGGCTCTTTTTATAATTTCATCATCGGCATAGGCGGTTAAGTAAACAATGGGCACATCCTGCAGATCGTTTATAATTGCAGCAGTTTCTATCCCATCTATTTCCCCTTTAAGCACGATATCCATGAGAACCAGATCTGGTTCATTATTTTTGGCATTTTCAATGGCATCCTCACCAGTGGAAACAGTTCCAGTCACGGTGTAACCCAATTTTTCCAGTTTCTTTTTTAAGGATAGAGCCAGGATTCTCTCATCTTCCACAACCAGTATTTTAGCGGACATTACTTCACCTTTTTAGATACTTCTTTTAGGTGTTATTAATTCCAGACAGATCTGCTCCCCTTTAGGGTAAATAGTGGCGGCCCCCCCATAGGCTTGTATAAAGTTTTCAACCACTTTACTGAGCACGGCAAACACTCGGTCGTTATCTTTATTTACACAAAGATATGTCTTTTTGAGGCCTACATCTAAATTAAAATCCTCTAATTCATCCATAATTCGTGTACCAATAACTGATTCTCGGATGAACTTTTCCTTTTCTTTTAAAAATTTATCCACTTCACCGAAAATATCTTCATCAATTTTTCTGTTAGGTTCAGTTCCTGCCATATTCTTAACCCCTTTACTTTTTACCCTTAATCAATCAAAAATTTCTTTTTCATCCACATCAAGTTCTTCTATTTGCTTTTTACACCACGTGTAAAGGGCTTCTTCAGCAGCACGGGACATTTTCCCCTGTTTTTCACCATAAGATATTCTGGCCATTCTTCTAAATGCTATTTCCAACTCATCTGATATGCACAGTGTAATACAACCCATGGAAATCCCCATCATTTTTTTTACAATAAATTAATGTTATACTTTAAAAATTAAAAATTAAAGTATATATTTCTTGGGGTCATGATTTACAAAAATATCTAACCTCAGTATATCCCATTTTAACCTCAGCATATCCCATTCATCATCATGGAAAGCCTTTTTCTGGTGATCATAAGAATTAATGAGGCTAAAAGAGACATAACCACAAAGATCATGAAAAAAGAGGTAACCCATCAATGGGTATTCCCAGTATCACTGGGATTGGTTTAGCTGGATCAGGGTATAAACTGCTTAAAAGACCGGCAATTATGTTGGATGCTGCTGAGGAAAGGAACCATACCCCCATAAGTAAACAGGCAAATCGTTTGGGGGATAGTTTGGACACCATGGATAACCCAATGGGAGATATGCATAGCTCACCTAAGGTCATCATGAAGTAAACTCCCACCAGAAAAAGGGGACTTACCAAAGTATTCCCGGCATCAATCATTTGAGCAGCAGGTAAAAGGATCATAAATCCCATTGAAAGTAACACGAGGCCTATGGCCATTTTTGTAGGTATGGATGGTTCCCATCCTTTTTTTCTAAGTTTTGGCCACATTATGGAGAATATGGGGGCAATTAACATTATTAAAAGGGGGTTGATGGATTGGAACCAGGGAGTGGGGATTGTAAAACTGTGCAGTGCACTAATAACCCGATCCACATTCTGATTGGCAAAGAAAGTTAATGATACTCCGGCCTGCTCAAAAGAGGCCCAGAAAAAGATTACAAAAAATGCTAAAATAAAGATAACTGCTATCCTCTCTTTTTCCACAGGGGTTAAAGATTCAGAGGAACACTTTTTATCCCCTTGAGCTGGTGCAGGTTTAGAGCCAACGTTTTCCCCTTCTGGTGTTACCAGATACCTGTTTTTTGAAACCAGGAAAACAACCAGGCCAATGATCATACCTATACCCGCGGCCAGGAAGCCATACATAAAATCAGAGGGGTTTCCTGTATCTCCCAGTGTTCCCACAATCAGTGGTGAAATCAGTGCACCCAAATTTATCCCCATATAAAAAATGGTGAAAGCAGAATCCCGTCTACTATCATTTTCAGGGTACAGAAAACCAACCATGGATGATATGTTTGGTTTAAAGAATCCGTTTCCCATTACCAGTAAAAATAATCCTCCCAAAAAGAAGATGGTCTGATTGTTGAAGATGAAAAATGAATAGGTGGCACTGGAAGCTGCGGAGGGAGAGTAAAAATAACTACTCAAAGCCAGTGAAAACTGGCCTAATGCCATTAAAATTCCACCCACAACTATGGATTTCCGGTTTCCCCAGTATCTATCTGCCACATATCCTCCTAAGAGTGGGGTTAAATAGACCAGTCCAGTGTAATATCCGTAAATCGTTGATGTTAAAGAAGTGTTGTACAGGAGAGCTTCAATCATGTACAATGATAGAATGGCTCTCATACCGTAGTAACTGAAACGCTCCCACATTTCAGTAAAAAACAGCACATATAATCCTTTAGGATGATTTAGAATTATTTCATCCCCTTGATATTATTTAATAAGTTTATAAGTGTGGCAACCAGTTTACTCCTTGAAAATATAGTTTTAGGATTATTTTCAGTGTCATATTGGCGTAATTGGCTGTTCTTCATGCCATAAGCAAAGTAGACAATTAACCCTATAATTAAACTAACTGTGAATCGTTGGAGGGTTGTGGCTGAAAGCTGAAATATTAGGAAAACGCAGAATATTATGGAAAGAACTGGAATTACTGGCACAAAGGGGCATTTGAATTTTCGGGGAATATCTGGTTTTTGGATTCTAAGTATAATTATGGACAGTGCCAGAAAGATAAAAGCAGACAGCGTACCAATGTTCACCAGTTCAATAATGGTGTTAAGGGGGAAAAATGCAGCAATAAACGAGGCAATGGCCCCCACAATTAAAATGGAACAAACTGGGGACTGGAAGTTTTTATGCAGTTTGGAGAATATCCCGGGCATGAGACCGTCACGGGACATGGAATAAAAAATTCGGGTCTGACCGAATAAACTGGTTAACAGCACTGATGTAAGTCCGAATAAAGCTCCAAAAGAAACAATGGGTGCTATCCATGTGACTCCAGTACTATTGAGTGCAAATGTAACTGGTGAAGAAGTGTTTAACAGGTTATATGGAACCATTCCATTCAAAACTGCGGCCACAGCTATGTAAAGAATAGAACTGATGATCAAGGATCCGATGATCCCAATGGGCATGGTTTTCTGTGGATTTTTCGTCTCTTCAGCTGCGGTTGAAACGGCATCAAAACCAATGTAGGCAAAAAATACCATGGCTGCTCCCTGGAGCACGCCACTAAAACCATATGGCATAAATGGATGGTAATTGGCAGGATTTATGTGATTTAATCCCACCAGAATAAACAGCATGATTATGATCAGGTTCACCGTCACAATAACTGCGTTGAAACGGGTGCTTTCCTTGACTCCCAGTACCAGGATCCCGGTTAACAACAGAACTATAAACAATGCCGGTAAATTAATGATACCAGTGCCTGGAGGTGATGTGATTACAGTTGGTAGAATGATCCCACCGGTCTTTAAAAGTTCCATTGTATATGCTGACCAACCCACTGCCACTGCAGAAGCAGAAATCAGGTATTCGTACATCAACACCCAACCGATCATCAGGCCCATATTTCTCCCATAGCAACATAGGTATAAGTGTAAACACTTCCGGATATGGGGATCATGGATGCAAACTCTGCATAGCACAGTGCAGTAAAGATACAGGCAATTGCAGATATAACAAAAGATAGAACCAGGGCCGGTCCTGAATATTCTGCAGAAGCTACACCAGTAACTATGAATATTCCGGCCCCTATAATACATCCCAAACCCATTATTATGAGGTTTAATGGACCAATAGTTCTTTTTAAAGAATTTTCATCCTTATCCTCATCCAACAAATCGTTAATTGGTTTCCTGCCAAAGATATTCCTTTTCACTTTCACACCAATGGAGT
Proteins encoded in this window:
- a CDS encoding CHASE4 domain-containing protein, which encodes MKLRGKTLVFTALIILAVITIFFIISEFIFIGSSTETENQYTTVVLKNTIHALNDDLKTLNNTVEDWSHYDNAYEFVSGTNPTFRERSLVDATFSRLNINLMIFTDSSGKILYAKAIDLETQNETALPPDLNEEIISQNLTQNVDKSGFISLNGTPMIIVAKPILKSDGEGPAQGTLIMGRYLNEHELENLSENANITITPITTSNIPIGLQNTGLNLNNQPIYINASNTSIITGYSFLNGISGNPSLILKVEIPRVIYKTYEKAIFYLTLSIIIAGIIAAIMVYYILDKNILRRMDRITHSILRIRKRNDLSSRIPVLGNDELADLAISVNKMLQSLQKSNYELEKSEKRYRTIFEHTGTAMLMIDEDLNILLANSEFKKIFFDETKAPKQDNKKNLRDIVSGKDRPKLEENSDLMKSGITALGNYEFQLFDKHGALRNFFATFGRIPGTTETLVSFMDITEHRKAGRKIKQSLKEKDILLREIHHRVKNNLQIISALLMLQAEEIDDEVLLEKYKESENRIHSMALIHERMYQSKDLSKIEFSDYVQNLIDDLTYAYGFDTNGLKIQMDVGDFYLDIETVMPLGLIINELVSNSLKYAFKDFQKDNPVINIKLQRIKKNIFKLEISDNGTGIPEDINIENTPSLGLQLVSELTKQLDGTIELEREHGTHFTIYFNEPEYKTRI
- a CDS encoding L-serine ammonia-lyase, iron-sulfur-dependent, subunit alpha; amino-acid sequence: MEKSKFIKILNEELVKSLGCTEPITITYATALASKHTDQGLVTRVQVIASRNLIKNAMSVNIPGIGNNDIQFSSILLAAALGIIKPDIEKNFEILSDLNKLDVENAKELISEGIITLELNDTESKLYLEVIVETTESKARVIIENSHTNITLVEVNGEIIKSKTDTLKRDTADEYWNFLNIENILEFVDTVQTSQLNLIRKSVIINKKICLEGLNNSYGLEVGKNIKDNMKTEFFSDDIISYAVALTAAGSDARMSGCSLPAMSNSGSGNQGISTIMPVVAVAEKLKKSDEQLIKAVTLSNLITIYIKSRLGRLSSVCGATVSATGACCGITYLLGGQKREIKSAIQIILANITGMICDGAKSGCALKIATCTYAAVQSALLAIKGTEIHPREGFIGDCPEKTIENFSNITNIGMMEADRLILDIMLEKIS
- a CDS encoding response regulator, whose product is MSAKILVVEDERILALSLKKKLEKLGYTVTGTVSTGEDAIENAKNNEPDLVLMDIVLKGEIDGIETAAIINDLQDVPIVYLTAYADDEIIKRAVDTCPYGYIMKPYKDREIKANIEMALHKHKVDKTRFMDFEDVYTDVTNYIQENDEPIKKALFKEYDIEEPLNIDIGQNKIYVSTDRTNKELYSAFFDLLPNLMSKFSKSDVKLMVYSKGDELCLEFDKTSPN
- a CDS encoding peptide MFS transporter, whose protein sequence is MLFFTEMWERFSYYGMRAILSLYMIEALLYNTSLTSTIYGYYTGLVYLTPLLGGYVADRYWGNRKSIVVGGILMALGQFSLALSSYFYSPSAASSATYSFFIFNNQTIFFLGGLFLLVMGNGFFKPNISSMVGFLYPENDSRRDSAFTIFYMGINLGALISPLIVGTLGDTGNPSDFMYGFLAAGIGMIIGLVVFLVSKNRYLVTPEGENVGSKPAPAQGDKKCSSESLTPVEKERIAVIFILAFFVIFFWASFEQAGVSLTFFANQNVDRVISALHSFTIPTPWFQSINPLLIMLIAPIFSIMWPKLRKKGWEPSIPTKMAIGLVLLSMGFMILLPAAQMIDAGNTLVSPLFLVGVYFMMTLGELCISPIGLSMVSKLSPKRFACLLMGVWFLSSAASNIIAGLLSSLYPDPAKPIPVILGIPIDGLPLFS
- a CDS encoding amino acid permease; the encoded protein is MLCRVCIHDPHIRKCLHLYLCCYGRNMGLMIGWVLMYEYLISASAVAVGWSAYTMELLKTGGIILPTVITSPPGTGIINLPALFIVLLLTGILVLGVKESTRFNAVIVTVNLIIIMLFILVGLNHINPANYHPFMPYGFSGVLQGAAMVFFAYIGFDAVSTAAEETKNPQKTMPIGIIGSLIISSILYIAVAAVLNGMVPYNLLNTSSPVTFALNSTGVTWIAPIVSFGALFGLTSVLLTSLFGQTRIFYSMSRDGLMPGIFSKLHKNFQSPVCSILIVGAIASFIAAFFPLNTIIELVNIGTLSAFIFLALSIIILRIQKPDIPRKFKCPFVPVIPVLSIIFCVFLIFQLSATTLQRFTVSLIIGLIVYFAYGMKNSQLRQYDTENNPKTIFSRSKLVATLINLLNNIKGMK
- a CDS encoding amino acid permease, whose translation is MKRNIFGRKPINDLLDEDKDENSLKRTIGPLNLIIMGLGCIIGAGIFIVTGVASAEYSGPALVLSFVISAIACIFTALCYAEFASMIPISGSVYTYTYVAMGEIWA